A portion of the Fusobacterium nucleatum genome contains these proteins:
- a CDS encoding DMT family transporter, protein MDLKEIYIKLTAKKCAFIAIFFWATAFVLTKVVLKEVDVTTLGVLRYFFASIIVIFILIKKKIPIPELKNIPAFIFAGFSGYAGYIALFNIATLFSSPSTLSVINALAPAITAIVAYFIFNERIKLIGCLSMGISFCGILILTLWDGVLTVNKGILYMLAGCLLLSLYNISQRYLTKKYSSFDVSMYSMLIGGILLVIYSPSSITNMFSISFTSLILIIYMSIFPSIISYFFWTKAFELAKHTTEVTSFMFVTPVLATLMGIIILGDIPKLSTLIGGVVIILGMILFNKTK, encoded by the coding sequence ATGGATTTAAAAGAAATATATATAAAATTAACAGCAAAAAAATGTGCTTTTATTGCAATCTTTTTTTGGGCAACAGCTTTTGTCTTAACAAAAGTTGTTTTAAAAGAAGTTGATGTGACAACACTTGGAGTTCTGAGATACTTTTTTGCTTCTATTATAGTTATTTTTATTTTAATAAAGAAAAAAATTCCTATCCCAGAATTGAAAAATATTCCAGCTTTTATATTTGCAGGTTTTTCAGGATATGCTGGTTATATTGCACTTTTTAATATAGCAACTTTGTTTTCAAGCCCTTCCACTTTAAGTGTTATAAATGCACTTGCTCCTGCTATAACAGCTATAGTTGCATATTTTATTTTTAATGAAAGAATAAAATTAATTGGTTGCCTTTCAATGGGGATATCATTTTGTGGAATTTTAATACTTACTCTTTGGGATGGAGTTTTAACAGTAAATAAGGGTATTTTATATATGTTAGCTGGTTGTTTACTACTAAGTCTATATAACATTTCCCAAAGATACTTAACTAAAAAATATTCTTCTTTTGATGTAAGTATGTATTCTATGCTAATTGGAGGGATTTTACTAGTAATATATTCTCCTAGCTCAATAACAAATATGTTTTCTATAAGTTTTACTTCTTTAATTTTAATTATATATATGTCAATTTTTCCTAGTATAATTTCTTATTTTTTCTGGACAAAAGCATTTGAACTTGCAAAACATACAACAGAAGTAACCTCTTTTATGTTTGTAACACCAGTTCTTGCAACTCTTATGGGAATAATAATTTTAGGTGATATTCCTAAATTATCAACACTTATTGGTGGTGTAGTAATTATTTTAGGAATGATATTGTTTAATAAAACAAAATAA